Below is a window of Kosakonia cowanii JCM 10956 = DSM 18146 DNA.
ATGGCTTCAACCGCCGCATCCTGGCTTTCATACACTTTCGCCGGGCCGGTAAAGGTCAGGTTGCTGTCATCAACGCCTGCGGTCTTGACGATACAGCCGTTCTCCGCGAAGTTGCCGTACAGCACCGCCAGACCGCCCTCCTGGCTGTAAGCATGCTCAAGGGAGCGGATACACCCTTCGGCGCGATCGTCATCCAGCGTATCCCAGCGGCAATTCTGCGAGAACGCCTGGGTGGTGCGGATGCCTGCCGGACCTGCGCGGAACATGGTTTTCACCGCCTCGTCCTGGGTCAGCATCACATCATATTTTTCCAGCGTCTGCGGCAGCGTCAGGCCGAGCACGTTTTTCACCTCACGATTGAGCAGCCCGGCGCGATCCAGCTCGCCCAGAATGCCCAGCACGCCGCCCGCGCGGTGAACATCTTCCATGTGGTATTTCTGCGTGCTCGGTGCCACTTTGCACAGCTGCGGCACATGGCGGGAGAGACGGTCGATATCACTCATGGTGAAATCAATTTCCGCTTCCTGCGCCGCAGCCAGCAGGTGCAGCACGGTATTGGTGGAGCCGCCCATGGCGATATCCAGCGTCATGGCGTTTTCAAACGCTTCTTTGCAGGCGATCGCGCGCGGCAGCGCGGTTTCATCATCCTGCTCGTAGTAACGTTTGGTCAGCTCAACAATGCGTTTGCCGGCGTTGATAAAGAGCTCTTTGCGATCGGCGTGGGTGGCCAGCAGCGAACCGTTACCCGGCTGCGACAGACCGAGTGCTTCAGTCAGGCAGTTCATCGAGTTAGCGGTAAACATGCCGGAGCAGGAGCCGCAGGTTGGGCAGGCGGAGCGTTCAACCTGCTCGCTCTGATCGTCGGAGACTTTCGGGTCAGCACCCTGAATCATCGCATCTACCAGATCGAGTTTGATGATCTGGTCGGAGAGTTTGGTTTTCCCGGCTTCCATCGGGCCGCCGGAGACAAAAATGACCGGAACGTTCAGGCGCAGAGAGGCCATCAACATCCCTGGGGTGATTTTGTCGCAGTTGGAGATGCACACCATCGCGTCGGCACAGTGGGCATTCACCATATATTCAACGGAGTCGGCGATCAGTTCGCGCGAAGGCAGAGAGTAAAGCATGCCGCCGTGCCCCATGGCGATGCCGTCATCCACGGCGATAGTATTAAACTCTTTCGCCACGCCGCCTGCGGCTTCGATTTGCTCCGCAACCAGCTTACCGAGATCGCGCAGATGAACGTGGCCTGGCACGAACTGGGTAAACGAGTTGACGACGGCAATGATCGGCTTGCCGAAATCGTCATCGGTCATTCCGGTGGCGCGCCACAGCGCGCGGGCGCCCGCCATATTGCGCCCATGTGTGGTGGTGGCGGAACGATACTTAGGCATGCTCTTTACTCCCGTCTCTCTTGTCGATGGGATGGTGCGTGCCATCCCATATTTATTTGCTCTACCCTGAATAATTCGGGTTGCAGGAAGGCGGCAAGCGAGCAATTCCCAGGAGCCTACATAAGTAAGTAACTGGGCTGAACGCGTGTCGCCAACACACCGACAACCTGAAGTATGACGGGTATTTATGGATTAACTTGATCCAACCAGCCCCATTTATCTTCCGTTTCACCGGTGAAGAGGCCAAAGAATGCTTGCTGAATACGTTTGGTCACCGGGCCGCAGCGACCTTCGCCAACCTGAATACCATCGACGCTGCGCACCGGCGTGATTTCTGCCGCTGTGCCGGACATAAAGACTTCGTCAGCCAGGTAGAGCGATTCGCGAGACAGCACCTGCTCGCGCACTTCGATACCGAGATCTTTTGCCAGCTTGATGATGGCGTCGCGGGTAATACCCGGCAGCGCAGAGGAGGTGAACGGCGGGGTAAACAGGATGCCATCTTTCACTTCGAAGAGGTTTTCGCCCGCGCCTTCAGAGATATAACCGTGAACGTCCAGCGCGATACCTTCCTGATAACCATGGCGGCGCGCTTCGCTACCGACCAGCAGGGAGGAGAGATAGTTACCGCCCGCTTTCGCAGCAGTAGGAATGGTGTTCGGTGCTACGCGATTCCAGGAGGAGACCATCGCATCAATGCCCTGATCCAGCGCTTCTGCGCCCAGATAGGCGCCCCACGGGAAGGCGGCGATGATGACATCGGTGGTGTAATCTGCCGGCGGGTTAACGCCCATGCCGACATCACCGACAAACACCAGCGGACGGATATAGGCGCTGGTCAGATTATTTTTGCGGATCACCGCGCGGCACGCTTCCATCAGCTCGTCGACGCTCTGGGAGACCGGGAAGCGGTAGATTTTGGCGGAGTCGCGCAGACGTTGCATATGCTCACGATGGCGGAAAACAACCGGCCCTTTATGGGAGTCATAGCAGCGAATACCTTCAAACACAGACGTACCGTAGTGCAATGCGTGAGACATTACGTGAACTTTCGCGTCTTCCCAACGTACCATCTCGCCATTGGACCAAATGTAGTCTGCTTTTTTCGTCGTCATTATGCTTCCTTTTGCGCTTACGCGCGGATTTGTTGTGATGATGATGTAGCGCGCTGCCGGATATCGACCCTGGCAACGTCGACAAGTTTGCTCAACTGGCTAAACAGTAATTCGACAGGACGCGGGCTGGCAACGGTCAATTCAATATTTATGTTGCGCGCATCGCAGGCCGTTTCCATGTTCATTGCACATACCTGAAAGCCACGGTGGCGCACTACGCGCAGCACGCGTTCTAAGGTTTCCGGATTAAAGCGGGCTTCAACAGCGACGTCATGGTGCATCATGATAATTTCTCCAGCATTTGTGAGTTACTGGCACCGGGCGGCACCAGCGGCCAGACATTCTCGAGTTCGTCGATCGAGACATGAAGCAGATAGGGCCCATCGCTTGAGAGCATTGCGTCAAGTGCCGCTTCAACCTGGTCTTTACGGGTAATGTGTTGGCCTGGGATGCCGAAGGCGTTGGCCAGCATGAGGAAATCGGGGTTATCGGTCAGGGTGGTTTCACTGTAACGCTCATTGAAGAACAACTGCTGCCATTGGCGAACCATCCCTAATCGCTGGTTATCGAGTAAAACGATCTTCAGCGGTAACTGCTTGCGTTTTACGGTGCCCAGCTCCTGCACATTCATCATGAAGGAGCCGTCACCGGAGATACAGATTACCGTATCCTCCGGACGCGCAACCTGCGCGCCAACGGCGGCGGGCAGGCCAAAGCCCATGGTGCCTAAGCCGCTCGAGGTGATGAAGTTTTCCGGGCGGGTAAAGCTCAGATGCTGGGCAGCCCACATCTGATGCTGGCCAACATCCGTCGTCACGACGCTGTTTTCCGGTTTGCGATCGGAAAGCTGCTTTAACAGCAGCGGAGCATAGATTGCCTCGCCGGGGTGATCGTAGCGCCAGGCATGTTCGTGGCGCAGATCGGCACAGTATTGACGCCACTCATCGATTGCCAATTGCTGTTGCAGCACAGGCAGCAGCGCATTTAAATCGCCCTGCAAGGCAACATGCGCCTGGCGCAGCTTGCTCATCTCTGCCGGGTCGATATCCATATGGATAACGCGAGCATGAGGCGCGAAGGTGTTCAGTTTGCCGGTCACACGATCATCGAAACGCGCGCCAACGGCAATCAGCAAATCACACTCCTGTACGGCAAAGTTAGCCGCTTTCGTGCCGTGCATGCCCAGCATACCCAGGTAATAGGGGTAGTCTGGTGCCACCGCGCCTAAGCCTTTCAACGTGCAGGCAATCGGCATGTTCGTCTCTGCCAGGAACGTGCGCAGGGCAGGAACCGCTTGCGCCATCCCCACGCCGCCGCCAACGTAGAGCATCGGTTTTTTCGCCTGAGCGAGCATCGCTGCGGCCTGAGCCATCTCGGCCTGAGGAAATACCACTTCCTCCTGCTCAGTGACGAAGTGAGGCTCCCAGTTACCGACGGCGAGCTGAATATCTTTCGGGATATCAACTAACACCGGGCCGGGGCGACCGGAATTAGCGATATGAAACGCTTCCGCCATCACGCGCGGCAGCGAATCCAGGGAGTCCACCAGGAAGCTGTGTTTGGTACAGGAGAGGGACATGCCCAGCACATCCACTTCCTGAAAAGCGTCAGTGCCAATCAGCGGCGCAGCAACCTGCCCGGTGATCGCCACTACCGGAACGGAATCAAGCAGCGCATCCGCAAGACCGGTGATTAAGTTTGTCGCACCAGGGCCAGAAGTGGCGATGCAGACGCCGGTTTTACCCGTTGCGCGAGCATAACCGATGGCCGCCATCGCCGCGCCCTGCTCATGCCGACACAATAGGTGTTCCACGCCGCCGTCATAAAGCGCATCGTAAACCGGCATGATTGCGCCGCCAGGATAGCCGAAAACCGTATCGACCTGCTGCGCTCGCAACGCATGTACCACCCATTGTGCTCCATTCATAGCTACATCCCCGTCGAATATCGTGAGAAACAGAATTTTATGCTGATATTCATTTCTGTTCCTGATTTGCGTTTTTTGGTGATAAAAAAACCCCCGGACCTTTCGGTGCGGGGGTCTTAGTTCGTTAAGGCTTGATTTTTAAGCCTTTCCTCGTCCAAGTGCAGCCCCGCACGGTGGGATAATAATCACCACCACGCTAATCACGATAAGGCTAATCACTCGTAGAAGGGCTGTCATAGTTGTCTGTTCTTGCTTCATGTTCGAAGGAATGCCTAAAGAGTTAACACAGATTTGCGATCAGGCACAAGAAAAAATTATGACGCCTCTTTTGACAGGTAAGAGGATTAACTTAAAAGCGCTTGTTTTATATAGCAAAAATATGAGGTGAAAATATTTCAGGATTTATAGTGTGGTTAGCAAACTGCGATCTTCCTTCCAGCGTGGGGAAACAGATATGAAATTGCAGCGATATGTTGGAAACAAACGCGTAGTAACGATATCTGTTCAATGAAAAAAGTGGAAGGCGGCAAGATAATGCGATCGACAAGGAGGGTCTATGGCGTTGTCAGTAATCTATACAAGAGCGGTGTTAGGCGTCGCCGCGCCGCTTGTGACCGTCGAAGTCCATATCAGCAATGGGCTGCCGGGGTTAACCATTGTCGGGCTGCCTGAGACAACGGTGAAAGAGGCCCGCGATCGCGTACGCAGTGCCGTTATCAATAGTGGTTATGATTTCCCCGCAAAGCGGATCACCATTAACCTGGCACCTGCAGATCTCCCTAAGGAGGGTGGACGATATGACTTACCTATCGCTATCGCGCTCCTGGCAGCCTCTGAGCAGGTGAACGCGGCGTCACTTGACCATTACGAATTTGTCGGTGAGTTAGCGCTTACGGGCGCGTTACGCGGCGTTCCCGGCGCTATCTCGTGCGTTATGGAAGCCGTGAAGGCTGACAGGCGAATTGTTATTGCGAAAGAGAACGAAGCGGAAGCGAGCCTGGCTGAGACCCAGGCGTGTCTGGTGGCGAATCATCTTCTGGAGGTGTGTGCGTTTCTGGAAGGTAAACAGACGTTGTTGAACCCTGCTCCCCTGGCTGCGCCGGAGGATGAGCGCAGAGAAGATTTGCGGGACATTATCGGTCAGGAGCAAGGGAAGCGTGCGCTGGAAATTACAGCGGCCGGAGGGCATAACTTGCTCCTGATTGGCCCGCCGGGTACGGGGAAAACCATGCTGGCCAGCCGAATGAGCGGCTTACTTCCTCCGCTCTCTAATACCGAAGCATTAGAGAGCGCGGCGGTGATGAGCTTAATCAATAGCGCGAGCTTGACCCGCCACTGGAAGCACAGGCCGTTTCGATCTCCGCATCACAGCGCCTCATTAACTGCCATGGTTGGTGGAGGATCGATACCAGCACCGGGCGAGATCTCTCTGGCGCATAATGGCGTGCTTTTTCTTGATGAACTCCCCGAGTTTGAACGCCGTGTTCTCGATGCATTACGTGAACCAATTGAATCCGGGCAGATTCATATTTCACGCACCAGGGCAAAAGTCACTTTCCCCGCCCGCTTCCAATTGATCGCAGCTATGAATCCAAGCCCAACCGGCCATTATCAGGGCAAACATAATCGCTGTTCGCCAGAGCAAACATTACGTTACCTGGGAAAGTTATCCGGCCCTTTCCTCGACCGCTTCGATCTCTCCCTGGAGATACCGTTGCCCACACGCGGTTTAATGAGTGAACCTCAACAAGGGGGTGAAGGCAGTGATGCTGTTCGTGCGCGAGTAGTTGAGGCGCAGGCGCAACAGCATCAACGCCAGCATAAGCTCAACGCGCAGCTGGAGAGCAGTGAAACCAGGCGCTTCTGTGCACTGACGAAAGAAGATGGGAAATGGCTGGAAGAGACGCTGACACGGCTGGGTTTATCCGTACGCGCCTGGCAGCGGTTACTGAAGGTAGCCAGAACCATCGCGGATCTTGAAAAGCAGGAAACCATTCGTCGGGAACATCTGCAGGAAGCGTTAAGTTATCGGGCAATCGACAGGCTACTCATTCATCTGCAAAATATGTTGGCATAAAAAAAGGGGCCGTAGCCCCTTTTTTCTTAATCCTCGGATTCAGTGTAATCTTCCGCGCCTTCCATCTGCGGTTTTCCACCTGAGAGAGTATGGAAACGCTTCGGACGTTTAATACGTGCCATATACTTGATCCATACACGTTCAGCTTCCGTGTTGGGTTCACGCTCACCACGGCAAACGGCAACAAACTGGTTCTCTTCTTCAGTCACCGGTTCACGCTTGCCGAGTTCCAGCTCGTTAAAAGCATAACCATGACGTTCAAGCAGTTGCGCCTCTTTGATGGTGAAATCACCGTGACGGGAAAACCCGCGAGGATAATTTTTATTGTCGAAAAAACGATTAGTCGTCGTAAAGCTTTCCGCCATCCTGCACGCTCCTA
It encodes the following:
- the ilvD gene encoding dihydroxy-acid dehydratase, translating into MPKYRSATTTHGRNMAGARALWRATGMTDDDFGKPIIAVVNSFTQFVPGHVHLRDLGKLVAEQIEAAGGVAKEFNTIAVDDGIAMGHGGMLYSLPSRELIADSVEYMVNAHCADAMVCISNCDKITPGMLMASLRLNVPVIFVSGGPMEAGKTKLSDQIIKLDLVDAMIQGADPKVSDDQSEQVERSACPTCGSCSGMFTANSMNCLTEALGLSQPGNGSLLATHADRKELFINAGKRIVELTKRYYEQDDETALPRAIACKEAFENAMTLDIAMGGSTNTVLHLLAAAQEAEIDFTMSDIDRLSRHVPQLCKVAPSTQKYHMEDVHRAGGVLGILGELDRAGLLNREVKNVLGLTLPQTLEKYDVMLTQDEAVKTMFRAGPAGIRTTQAFSQNCRWDTLDDDRAEGCIRSLEHAYSQEGGLAVLYGNFAENGCIVKTAGVDDSNLTFTGPAKVYESQDAAVEAILGGKVVAGDVVVIRYEGPKGGPGMQEMLYPTSFLKSMGLGKACALITDGRFSGGTSGLSIGHVSPEAASGGNIGLIEDGDIIAIDIPNRGIQLQLSDRDLAARREAQEARGDKAWTPVNRERQVSFALRAYATLATSADKGAVRDKSKLGG
- a CDS encoding branched-chain amino acid transaminase → MTTKKADYIWSNGEMVRWEDAKVHVMSHALHYGTSVFEGIRCYDSHKGPVVFRHREHMQRLRDSAKIYRFPVSQSVDELMEACRAVIRKNNLTSAYIRPLVFVGDVGMGVNPPADYTTDVIIAAFPWGAYLGAEALDQGIDAMVSSWNRVAPNTIPTAAKAGGNYLSSLLVGSEARRHGYQEGIALDVHGYISEGAGENLFEVKDGILFTPPFTSSALPGITRDAIIKLAKDLGIEVREQVLSRESLYLADEVFMSGTAAEITPVRSVDGIQVGEGRCGPVTKRIQQAFFGLFTGETEDKWGWLDQVNP
- the ilvM gene encoding acetolactate synthase 2 small subunit produces the protein MMHHDVAVEARFNPETLERVLRVVRHRGFQVCAMNMETACDARNINIELTVASPRPVELLFSQLSKLVDVARVDIRQRATSSSQQIRA
- the ilvG gene encoding acetolactate synthase 2 catalytic subunit, with product MNGAQWVVHALRAQQVDTVFGYPGGAIMPVYDALYDGGVEHLLCRHEQGAAMAAIGYARATGKTGVCIATSGPGATNLITGLADALLDSVPVVAITGQVAAPLIGTDAFQEVDVLGMSLSCTKHSFLVDSLDSLPRVMAEAFHIANSGRPGPVLVDIPKDIQLAVGNWEPHFVTEQEEVVFPQAEMAQAAAMLAQAKKPMLYVGGGVGMAQAVPALRTFLAETNMPIACTLKGLGAVAPDYPYYLGMLGMHGTKAANFAVQECDLLIAVGARFDDRVTGKLNTFAPHARVIHMDIDPAEMSKLRQAHVALQGDLNALLPVLQQQLAIDEWRQYCADLRHEHAWRYDHPGEAIYAPLLLKQLSDRKPENSVVTTDVGQHQMWAAQHLSFTRPENFITSSGLGTMGFGLPAAVGAQVARPEDTVICISGDGSFMMNVQELGTVKRKQLPLKIVLLDNQRLGMVRQWQQLFFNERYSETTLTDNPDFLMLANAFGIPGQHITRKDQVEAALDAMLSSDGPYLLHVSIDELENVWPLVPPGASNSQMLEKLS
- the ilvL gene encoding ilv operon leader peptide, producing the protein MTALLRVISLIVISVVVIIIPPCGAALGRGKA
- a CDS encoding YifB family Mg chelatase-like AAA ATPase; translated protein: MALSVIYTRAVLGVAAPLVTVEVHISNGLPGLTIVGLPETTVKEARDRVRSAVINSGYDFPAKRITINLAPADLPKEGGRYDLPIAIALLAASEQVNAASLDHYEFVGELALTGALRGVPGAISCVMEAVKADRRIVIAKENEAEASLAETQACLVANHLLEVCAFLEGKQTLLNPAPLAAPEDERREDLRDIIGQEQGKRALEITAAGGHNLLLIGPPGTGKTMLASRMSGLLPPLSNTEALESAAVMSLINSASLTRHWKHRPFRSPHHSASLTAMVGGGSIPAPGEISLAHNGVLFLDELPEFERRVLDALREPIESGQIHISRTRAKVTFPARFQLIAAMNPSPTGHYQGKHNRCSPEQTLRYLGKLSGPFLDRFDLSLEIPLPTRGLMSEPQQGGEGSDAVRARVVEAQAQQHQRQHKLNAQLESSETRRFCALTKEDGKWLEETLTRLGLSVRAWQRLLKVARTIADLEKQETIRREHLQEALSYRAIDRLLIHLQNMLA
- a CDS encoding DUF413 domain-containing protein — translated: MAESFTTTNRFFDNKNYPRGFSRHGDFTIKEAQLLERHGYAFNELELGKREPVTEEENQFVAVCRGEREPNTEAERVWIKYMARIKRPKRFHTLSGGKPQMEGAEDYTESED